A stretch of the Methanobacterium veterum genome encodes the following:
- a CDS encoding glutamate--tRNA ligase has protein sequence MSDLEDLLYKYALMNAVKHKGTAQMGAVIGSIMSSHAEFRSQAKEVSKLAGQVVGKVNSMDPETQASELAKRGGLVEKEKKVEQKGLSDLPDVKGEVVLRFAPNPSGPLHIGHARAAVLNNEYVKRYGGKLVLRIEDTDPRRVDPDAYEMIDEDLQWMGVEIDEKIIQSDRLPIYYEYAEKLIEMGAAYMCDCEAGEFKKLKDQSLPCPCRDLGVEENLKRWRNMENLDEGEAVLRVKTDIEHKNPAIRDYAIMRIVDAEHPRIGRKYKIYPMMNFSVAVDDHLCEITHVLRGKDHLANSEKQKYLYNYFGWDIPVFIHYGRLKMEDIALSTSKARAGIDEGIYSGWDDPRLGTIRAIAKRGIMKEAIQELMNEIGVKMADSVVSWKKIYGLNRAILEEAANRYFFVWNPEEVIIDDFPQENKEIIKRPLHPDFLDRGYREIPFNGEVYLVKEDLYEGFKEIKIINDQISEKNTEIDSDILEFAKELEYELADKLFYKAIRLMDALNIIIFRLDYADAEKDYIGVVYNSNFEDAKKVGAQFIHWIPAEYNRDVEVVMPDASVTAGLAEPSCKDLKVNDIVQFERFGFARLDEIVDGKLRFYFAHK, from the coding sequence ATGAGCGATTTAGAAGACCTTTTATATAAATATGCCCTTATGAATGCAGTTAAACATAAGGGAACAGCCCAGATGGGTGCTGTAATCGGCAGTATTATGAGTTCCCATGCAGAGTTTAGAAGCCAGGCAAAAGAAGTTTCTAAACTTGCAGGCCAGGTTGTTGGAAAAGTAAATTCTATGGATCCCGAAACTCAAGCCAGTGAACTTGCCAAAAGAGGCGGATTAGTAGAAAAAGAAAAGAAAGTGGAACAAAAAGGACTTTCAGACCTTCCAGATGTTAAAGGTGAAGTTGTCTTAAGGTTTGCACCTAACCCTAGTGGCCCTCTCCATATAGGGCATGCAAGGGCGGCTGTTTTAAACAATGAATATGTAAAGAGGTACGGCGGTAAACTGGTTCTCCGTATTGAAGATACAGATCCGCGCAGGGTTGATCCAGATGCCTATGAAATGATAGATGAAGATCTTCAGTGGATGGGCGTTGAAATTGATGAGAAAATTATTCAAAGTGACAGGCTTCCAATTTATTACGAATATGCAGAAAAGCTCATTGAGATGGGTGCAGCTTACATGTGCGACTGTGAAGCCGGTGAATTCAAAAAATTAAAAGACCAGTCACTGCCGTGCCCATGCAGAGATTTAGGTGTGGAAGAGAATCTCAAACGTTGGAGAAACATGGAAAACCTTGATGAAGGAGAAGCGGTGCTTCGAGTTAAAACTGACATAGAACATAAAAACCCTGCAATAAGGGATTATGCTATAATGAGGATTGTAGATGCTGAACACCCTCGTATTGGTAGGAAATATAAGATTTACCCAATGATGAATTTCTCCGTGGCTGTAGATGATCACCTGTGTGAAATCACACATGTCTTACGTGGAAAAGACCACCTTGCAAATTCTGAAAAACAGAAGTACTTATACAACTACTTCGGCTGGGACATACCAGTTTTCATACACTATGGAAGACTTAAAATGGAAGACATTGCTTTAAGTACTTCTAAAGCAAGGGCAGGTATAGATGAAGGTATTTATTCTGGATGGGATGACCCAAGACTTGGAACAATAAGGGCCATTGCAAAGCGTGGAATAATGAAAGAGGCCATTCAAGAGCTCATGAATGAAATAGGTGTTAAAATGGCCGATTCAGTTGTAAGCTGGAAGAAAATATACGGATTAAACCGTGCGATTTTAGAAGAAGCTGCAAACCGGTATTTCTTTGTCTGGAACCCTGAAGAAGTTATAATAGATGATTTCCCTCAAGAAAACAAGGAAATAATTAAAAGACCGTTACACCCTGACTTTTTAGATCGCGGATACCGTGAAATTCCATTCAACGGCGAAGTTTATCTTGTAAAAGAAGATTTATACGAAGGATTTAAAGAAATCAAGATAATTAACGACCAGATTTCAGAAAAAAACACTGAAATTGATTCAGATATTCTAGAATTTGCAAAAGAATTAGAATATGAACTTGCTGATAAACTGTTTTATAAAGCTATAAGGCTTATGGACGCACTGAATATAATTATTTTCCGATTAGACTATGCCGATGCAGAAAAAGATTATATTGGGGTCGTGTATAATTCAAACTTTGAAGATGCAAAGAAAGTCGGTGCCCAGTTTATTCACTGGATCCCTGCAGAATATAACAGGGATGTAGAAGTTGTAATGCCTGATGCAAGTGTCACAGCTGGTCTTGCAGAACCTTCATGCAAGGACTTAAAAGTTAATGATATTGTGCAGTTTGAACGTTTCGGGTTTGCAAGGTTAGATGAAATAGTTGATGGTAAGTTGAGATTTTACTTTGCACATAAATGA